The Antricoccus suffuscus genomic sequence GCGGCACCGGCCCGTCCTGTCCGCTGCGGACGCGGTCTGCGACCCAGCTGGCGAATGTCTGTGCTTCCTCCATATATCCAAGCCCGAGCAGCGCCCGCACGGAAAGCGAGGCGTCTCGGATCCAGGTGTAGCGGTAGTCCCAATTGCGCTCGCCACCAAGCTGCTCGGGAAGTCCCGCGGTTGGCGCGGCGACCAGGCCACCTGTCGGCGCGTAGGTCATTAGCTTGAGCGTTATCGCGGATCTGCTGACCTGTTCTCGCCATCGGCCCCGATAGCTGGACTTGTTTACCCAGGAACGCCAGAACGCTCCGGTGGTCTCCAGCGACTCGGCGACATAGCGTGGGTCGAGTGGGCGTGGACGTCCGCCCGAGGCTGACTCGAGGATCATGCCGCGTGGCTCGCCGACGTCCATGTCGCACTCGCACCGCACCCCGCCCCCGTGGCGGTTCAGCGGGAGGCCGGTGTGCAGGGTCAGCGATAGCTCGCCGGAGCGGAAAACGGCGCCCGTCGCACCGAGTTCGACGTCGTGACTAAGTCGGTCGAAGTCGAAGCGGGGCTGGCAGTCGAAGACGAAGCGCATGTGCCCGCGGACGACTCGAACGACCCGCACCAGTTGGTGGTTGGCGCTGACGCGATTCGGGTTCGAGATTGGCATGAAGTCGATGACCTCGCCGACGCCGTCCGCAGACATGAACCGGGTGAGCAGAATTGCGGTATCGGGCAGGTACAGCTGCTTGGCGACGTAGTTGTCGTTCGCGGGGGCTATGCGGAAGTAGCCACCGCGATCGCGATCAAGGAGGGAAGCGAAAACGCTCGGCGAGTCAAAGCGCGGACAGCAGTACCAGTCGATCTCGCCGTTGGTCGAGACGAGAGCCGCCGTCTGGAGATCACCGATCAACCCGTGATCGGCTATTGGTGGAAAATGGGACATCAGCCGACGCTTGTCACCGGCGCGGGTGGCTCCTTCTCTGGCGAGGGTGCCGGGTTTTGCGGAAGGGTCTCGGTACCGCTTCCTTCGATATCGATGTGTGGCGTTATCCGGTCCAGCCAACGCGGCATCCACCAGGCCCACTTACCGAGCAGCGCCATGACCGCCGGAACGAGGATCATCCGGATGATGCTGGCATCGATTAGGACCGCCGCGGCCATACCGACCGCGAGCATCTTCACCGTCGGGTCGGTGCTGAGCACGAAGCTGAGGAATACCACAACCATGATGGCGGCGGCGGTGGTGATGACACGCGCCGTGCTGCCGATTCCGATAGCCACGCTTCGGTGTGCATCTTTGCTTTGCATCCACGCCTCATGCACCCGCGACATGAGAAAGACTTCGTAGTCCATGGACAAGCCGAACACGATTGCGAACATCAGCATCGGCACGAATGCGGGTATCGGCAGACTCTCGTGGATACCGATCAGCTCGGATCCCCACTGCCACTGGAAAATGGCGACTACAACGCCGTACGCGGCGCCAACTGAGATCAGGTTTAGTAGTCCGGCCTTGGTCGCGATCACCACAGAGCGGAACGCGACTGTGAGTAGGACGAAGGCAAGTAGTACGACGGCGAGGATCAGCCACACCATGCGTTTCGAGGTTTGCTCGGTGAAGTCCACGTAGCCGGCGGTGGTACCAACCACGTAGGTCCTGGCATGAAATGAGGGTAATACCGAGTCGCGCAGATTATCGACCAGCGCCGAAGTCGCGGCATCCTGCGGGGAGGTGGTTGGGACGACGTTCAGCACCGCCGTCGTACCGGCGTCGTTGACCGACGGCGGGGTGACTGATGCGACACCGGATGTTTTGGCGAGCGAGGACTGGACATTCGTAAGCAGCGTCTGATTGTCCTGCTGGGACTGCGAGGGTAGTGAGACGACCACGGTGAGCGGTCCGTTAGCGCCTGGCCCGAACCCCTCGGAGACTAGGTCGTAGGCCCGCCGGGAGCTCTGTGTAGTCGGGTTTGTGCCTGCGTCGAGTTGCCCCAGTCGCATCGCGAATAAGGGGATCGCGAGGATGCAGAGCACAATCGCGGCAGCGATCGCCCAGGGCCACGGCCGTCCACTGACCATCTTGCCCCATCGCGCGAAGGCGCTGTGCTCGTGCGCGGCCTCGTCGGCCGACCGGGCGCGTCGGCGCTTGCCGAGGGCGCGGACGTTTCCTTTGGTCACGCCCATGAAGGCGGGGGTGAGGGTCAACGCGGCGAGGATGGTGACGGCGACGACGATGGCTGCGGCGAGTCCCATCGCGCCGATGAACGGCACGCCGGAGACGTACAACCCCAGGATCGCGACGACAACGGTTCCGCCGGCAACGACGACGGCCCCACCGGAGGTACTGGTTGCGTTGCCGGCCGAGTCGTTCACGTCCATGCCGTGGTCGACATTCTCCCGGTGCCGCGCGACCAGGAATAGGCCGTAGTCGATCGCGACCCCCAAGCCGAGCAGCGTCGCGACTGTAGGTGCGGTGGTGGGAAAGTTGGTGGCCGCCGCGAGAAGGCCGACCAGCGACAACCCGGCCAGGACGCTGAAGACTGCGGAGATCAGCGGGATGAGCGCCGCGGCGATGGACCAGAACATGAAGAACAGCAACAACAGAGCGCAGACCAATCCGATGATCTCGGACTTTGTGTCGTCCGTCTGTTGCCCGATCTGTCCGGCGCCGGCGCCGTATTCCACCTGGAGCCCGGCAGCACGCGCGGGGGCGATTGCTGTGTCGAGCTTTTTGAGGTAGTCCTTTTCGAGCGACGCGGGCGCGACGTTCCAGGACACCGCGCCGCTGGCGATCGTGCCGTCTTGAGACACCCGGGGCGGGCTACTGGTGAGTGGGTTGGTCGCGGCGATCACGTCTGGCAACTTGGCCACGTTAGCCATCGCCGTGTCGATCGAGGCGGCCTGGTCCGCCAGAGAACCTGTCTTTGCATGGAACACGATTTGCCCGGCGTATCCGCCCTGCGTGGGGAAGTCTTTCTGAAGTAGGTCGAGACCTTGTGACGACTCGCTGCCTGGCACGGTGTAGTTGTTGTAAAACTCTCCGCCATAAGCGCTCCGCAACCCGACTAGCGCGCCCAGAATGATGAGCCAGGCGACGAACACGACCCAGTGGCGGCGGGCCGAGAAACGCCCCACTCGCTCCAGAAAATCGTGCATCGTGGACCCCCGTCCGTGAGCGTGCTCCCGCGGCTCAGCATGGTCGCTGGCCGAGAGAGTTGTCCCTAGGGGAAATCCCTAGTCCTCGCATGACGCGTCACGGATTCGGTTGCGATCGATTGTCGACGACGGATCGCAGCTGCCGGCGAGAAGTGATGCCGAGCTTAGGGAAGATGTTGCCGAGGTGGTACTCGACGCCTTTGACGCTGAGGTACAAGTCGGCGGCCACCTCCCGGTTTGTCGCGCCGTTGGCGACCAGGCGGGCCACGACCTGCTCGCGTGGAGTCAGCGCATCCAGCCGCGGCGCCGCATGCGGTACCCCGTCCGAGTCTGCTCCGCAGGTCCGGAGAGCGACGTCGCAGGCGTCTTGGAGT encodes the following:
- a CDS encoding MMPL family transporter, which codes for MHDFLERVGRFSARRHWVVFVAWLIILGALVGLRSAYGGEFYNNYTVPGSESSQGLDLLQKDFPTQGGYAGQIVFHAKTGSLADQAASIDTAMANVAKLPDVIAATNPLTSSPPRVSQDGTIASGAVSWNVAPASLEKDYLKKLDTAIAPARAAGLQVEYGAGAGQIGQQTDDTKSEIIGLVCALLLLFFMFWSIAAALIPLISAVFSVLAGLSLVGLLAAATNFPTTAPTVATLLGLGVAIDYGLFLVARHRENVDHGMDVNDSAGNATSTSGGAVVVAGGTVVVAILGLYVSGVPFIGAMGLAAAIVVAVTILAALTLTPAFMGVTKGNVRALGKRRRARSADEAAHEHSAFARWGKMVSGRPWPWAIAAAIVLCILAIPLFAMRLGQLDAGTNPTTQSSRRAYDLVSEGFGPGANGPLTVVVSLPSQSQQDNQTLLTNVQSSLAKTSGVASVTPPSVNDAGTTAVLNVVPTTSPQDAATSALVDNLRDSVLPSFHARTYVVGTTAGYVDFTEQTSKRMVWLILAVVLLAFVLLTVAFRSVVIATKAGLLNLISVGAAYGVVVAIFQWQWGSELIGIHESLPIPAFVPMLMFAIVFGLSMDYEVFLMSRVHEAWMQSKDAHRSVAIGIGSTARVITTAAAIMVVVFLSFVLSTDPTVKMLAVGMAAAVLIDASIIRMILVPAVMALLGKWAWWMPRWLDRITPHIDIEGSGTETLPQNPAPSPEKEPPAPVTSVG
- a CDS encoding glycoside hydrolase family 15 protein — its product is MSHFPPIADHGLIGDLQTAALVSTNGEIDWYCCPRFDSPSVFASLLDRDRGGYFRIAPANDNYVAKQLYLPDTAILLTRFMSADGVGEVIDFMPISNPNRVSANHQLVRVVRVVRGHMRFVFDCQPRFDFDRLSHDVELGATGAVFRSGELSLTLHTGLPLNRHGGGVRCECDMDVGEPRGMILESASGGRPRPLDPRYVAESLETTGAFWRSWVNKSSYRGRWREQVSRSAITLKLMTYAPTGGLVAAPTAGLPEQLGGERNWDYRYTWIRDASLSVRALLGLGYMEEAQTFASWVADRVRSGQDGPVPLKIMYRVDGSSDLVEEELDHLAGYRDSRPVRLGNGAAHQLQLDIYGEVLDCLALADRAGGALTNADWSGITGIADWLADHWDQPDEGIWETRGGAQDHTYSRLMCWVAFDRAIRIAVRHGWPGDVTRWTRERDAVYHQIMDRGWSPDRCAFVQHYNTTVLDASLLLMPSSGFISPHDPSWLSTLDAIGAELVSDSLVYRYDPSASPDGLRGSEGTFSICTFWYVDALTRSGRLEQARLIFEKMFTYANHLGLYGEEVGLTGEQLGNFPQAFSHLALINAALGLDARLGDQPWTTLSVDERARLLDLG